A single region of the Mycobacterium avium subsp. avium genome encodes:
- a CDS encoding ester cyclase, with translation MTIPAFPAPEVLAARQKLVLDHFHDEVRQAWDDVLSTFPHPRYELIPQLIVHDGEAAVRDYYAYTRTAFPDQDHEIIALRHSADAVIVEFWLMGTHRGYLGKVPPTGSRFRVRVTAYFLFDDTETLVCERIYFDTLTMIKQLLGGLDMRRPGNWLLAARCVRGFLAMSSEKPDPALTGAP, from the coding sequence GTGACCATCCCCGCGTTTCCCGCTCCCGAGGTGCTGGCCGCCCGCCAGAAGCTGGTGCTCGACCACTTCCACGACGAGGTCCGCCAGGCCTGGGACGACGTGCTGTCGACCTTCCCGCATCCGCGTTACGAGCTGATCCCGCAACTGATCGTGCACGACGGCGAAGCGGCGGTGCGCGACTACTACGCCTACACGCGGACCGCGTTCCCCGACCAGGACCACGAGATCATCGCGCTGCGGCACAGCGCCGACGCGGTGATCGTCGAATTCTGGCTGATGGGCACGCATCGCGGTTACCTGGGCAAGGTGCCGCCCACCGGCAGCCGGTTCCGCGTCCGCGTGACCGCCTACTTCCTGTTCGACGACACCGAAACCCTTGTCTGCGAACGCATTTACTTCGACACGCTGACCATGATCAAACAGCTGCTGGGTGGGCTGGACATGAGGAGGCCGGGCAACTGGCTACTGGCCGCGCGCTGCGTGCGGGGGTTCTTGGCGATGTCGTCGGAAAAACCGGATCCGGCGCTGACCGGCGCGCCGTAA
- a CDS encoding MmpS family transport accessory protein translates to MSKHLAGSSLLVAVGFGFANACGVAHALPQMSQVRYEVNGPAVAEFIYYQTDTGQLHQVNAPLPWSAQFTGFGGEVFTVSAQGPGPISCKILVDGNVVSAATASVGTPARTVCTH, encoded by the coding sequence ATGAGCAAGCACCTCGCCGGGTCGTCGCTGTTGGTGGCCGTCGGTTTCGGTTTCGCGAACGCCTGCGGTGTGGCCCACGCGCTGCCCCAGATGTCGCAGGTCCGCTACGAGGTCAACGGGCCCGCGGTCGCCGAATTCATCTACTACCAAACCGACACCGGTCAGCTGCATCAGGTGAATGCGCCGCTGCCCTGGTCGGCGCAGTTCACCGGGTTCGGCGGGGAGGTGTTCACCGTCAGCGCGCAGGGGCCGGGTCCCATCTCCTGCAAGATCCTGGTCGACGGCAACGTGGTGAGTGCGGCGACGGCTTCGGTCGGCACGCCCGCCCGGACCGTGTGCACCCACTGA
- a CDS encoding Rv3717 family N-acetylmuramoyl-L-alanine amidase, with amino-acid sequence MSDRRGPRSVARRDVLRLAGAMPVILAAGAVLPGPRAAAGVAGMSVFLDPGHNAVNDASINRPVPNGRGGSKPCQTSGAAADDGYPEHAFTWAVVGLINASLNQMGVHTQLSRADDSGVGPCIDQRADAANAMRPDAIVSIHADGGPASGSGFHVNYSSPPLNDVQAGPAVQLAHAMRDALVQAGFQSATYIGSDGLYGRDDLAGLNLAQYPAVLVELGNMKNAGDAARMESPDGRAAYAAAVTAGIVAFLNAKAASG; translated from the coding sequence GTGAGTGATCGCCGAGGGCCGCGGTCCGTGGCCCGCCGCGACGTCCTGCGCCTCGCCGGCGCCATGCCGGTGATCCTGGCCGCCGGCGCGGTACTGCCCGGCCCGCGCGCGGCGGCCGGTGTGGCCGGCATGTCGGTCTTCCTCGACCCGGGCCACAACGCCGTCAACGACGCGTCGATCAACCGACCGGTGCCCAACGGTCGCGGCGGCAGCAAGCCGTGCCAAACCTCCGGGGCGGCGGCCGACGACGGCTACCCCGAGCACGCGTTCACCTGGGCGGTGGTCGGCCTGATCAACGCGTCGCTGAACCAGATGGGCGTGCACACCCAGCTATCCCGCGCCGACGACAGCGGCGTCGGTCCGTGCATCGACCAGCGCGCCGACGCGGCCAACGCGATGCGGCCGGACGCGATCGTGAGCATCCACGCCGACGGCGGGCCCGCGTCCGGCAGCGGATTCCACGTCAACTACTCCAGCCCGCCGCTGAACGACGTCCAGGCGGGCCCCGCCGTGCAGCTCGCTCACGCGATGCGAGATGCCTTGGTGCAGGCCGGTTTTCAGTCCGCCACCTACATCGGCTCGGACGGCCTGTACGGCCGCGACGACCTGGCCGGGCTGAACCTGGCTCAGTACCCGGCGGTGCTGGTCGAACTCGGCAACATGAAGAACGCCGGTGACGCCGCGCGAATGGAAAGCCCCGATGGCCGGGCGGCATACGCCGCCGCGGTCACCGCGGGAATCGTCGCCTTCCTGAACGCGAAAGCGGCGTCGGGCTAG
- a CDS encoding cutinase family protein → MGIFDGMFARHIVRSLGSALVMAASGVAASAVSGSVIPTAAAQCPDIQVVFARGTGEAPGVGPTGQAFVDALHQRVGGRSFDVYPVNYPASDQWDTGIEGIRDAGAHVNSMAHDCPNTKMVLGGYSQGAAVMGFVTSASVPDGVDPNTVPKPLDPEVANHVSSVVLFGMPNVRAMNFLNEPPVVIGPAYQDKTLKVCATEDPVCSDGMNFAAHNTYANDNEMIDKGVAFASSHLGLGGPATVAAPSGGGFGS, encoded by the coding sequence ATGGGCATTTTCGACGGCATGTTCGCACGTCACATCGTTCGTTCTCTCGGTTCAGCACTGGTCATGGCGGCCTCGGGTGTGGCCGCCTCGGCGGTGTCCGGTTCGGTGATCCCCACCGCCGCGGCCCAATGTCCGGACATCCAGGTGGTGTTCGCGCGGGGCACCGGTGAAGCCCCCGGCGTCGGCCCCACCGGACAGGCCTTCGTCGACGCCCTGCACCAGCGGGTGGGCGGGCGGTCCTTCGACGTCTACCCGGTCAACTACCCCGCGAGTGATCAGTGGGACACCGGCATCGAGGGCATCAGAGATGCGGGCGCACATGTGAATTCGATGGCGCACGACTGCCCCAACACCAAGATGGTGCTCGGCGGCTACTCGCAGGGCGCGGCCGTGATGGGCTTCGTCACCTCGGCCTCGGTGCCCGACGGCGTCGACCCCAACACCGTGCCCAAGCCGCTGGATCCCGAGGTCGCCAACCACGTCTCCTCGGTGGTGCTGTTCGGCATGCCCAACGTGCGAGCGATGAATTTCCTGAACGAGCCGCCGGTGGTCATCGGCCCCGCGTACCAGGACAAGACGCTGAAGGTGTGCGCCACCGAGGATCCGGTGTGCTCGGACGGGATGAACTTCGCCGCGCACAACACCTACGCCAACGACAACGAAATGATCGACAAGGGCGTCGCGTTCGCCTCCAGCCACCTCGGCCTGGGCGGGCCGGCGACGGTGGCGGCGCCGAGCGGCGGCGGCTTCGGCAGCTGA
- a CDS encoding S-(hydroxymethyl)mycothiol dehydrogenase has translation MSQTVRGVISRKKGEPVELVDIVVPDPGPGEALVDVIACGVCHTDLTYREGGINDEYPFLLGHEAAGRVEAVGPDVTAVQPGGFVVLNWRAVCGQCRACKRGRPHLCFDTFNATQKMTLTDGTELTPALGIGAFADKTLVAAGQCTKVDPAADPAVAGLLGCGVMAGLGAAINTGAVTRDDTVAVIGCGGVGDAAIAGAALVGARRIIAVDTDDTKLDWARGFGATHTVNARQADVVAAIQDLTDGFGANVVIDAVGRPETWKQAFYARDLAGTVVLVGVPTPDMTLEMPLVDFFSHGGSLKSSWYGDCLPERDFPTLIELYLQGRLPLEKFVSERIGLGDVEAAFHNMHDGKVLRSVVML, from the coding sequence ATGAGTCAGACAGTGCGCGGCGTGATTTCACGCAAGAAGGGCGAACCCGTTGAGTTGGTCGACATCGTCGTTCCCGATCCCGGGCCCGGTGAGGCGCTGGTCGACGTCATCGCCTGCGGGGTGTGCCACACCGACCTGACCTACCGCGAGGGCGGCATCAACGACGAGTACCCGTTTCTGCTCGGCCACGAGGCCGCCGGCCGGGTCGAGGCCGTCGGCCCCGACGTGACCGCGGTGCAGCCGGGCGGCTTCGTGGTGCTGAACTGGCGCGCGGTGTGCGGGCAGTGCCGGGCCTGCAAGCGCGGCCGCCCGCACCTGTGCTTCGACACCTTCAACGCCACCCAGAAGATGACGCTGACCGACGGCACCGAGCTGACACCGGCGCTGGGCATCGGGGCGTTCGCCGACAAGACACTGGTGGCCGCCGGCCAGTGCACCAAGGTCGACCCCGCCGCCGACCCCGCCGTCGCCGGGCTGCTGGGCTGCGGGGTGATGGCCGGGCTGGGCGCGGCGATCAACACCGGTGCCGTCACCCGCGATGACACCGTCGCGGTGATCGGCTGCGGCGGCGTGGGCGATGCCGCGATCGCGGGCGCGGCGCTGGTAGGCGCCCGGCGCATCATCGCCGTCGACACCGACGACACCAAACTGGACTGGGCCCGCGGCTTCGGCGCCACCCACACCGTCAACGCCCGCCAGGCCGACGTGGTGGCCGCGATTCAGGACCTCACCGACGGGTTCGGCGCCAACGTGGTGATCGACGCGGTGGGCCGCCCGGAAACCTGGAAGCAGGCCTTCTACGCCCGCGACCTGGCGGGAACCGTTGTGCTGGTGGGTGTTCCGACTCCCGACATGACGCTGGAGATGCCGCTGGTGGACTTCTTCAGCCACGGCGGGTCGTTGAAGTCGTCGTGGTACGGCGACTGCCTGCCCGAACGCGACTTCCCCACGCTGATCGAGCTGTACCTGCAGGGCCGGCTTCCCCTCGAAAAGTTCGTCTCCGAGCGCATCGGGCTCGGCGACGTCGAAGCCGCCTTCCACAACATGCACGACGGCAAGGTGCTGCGCTCGGTGGTGATGCTGTGA
- a CDS encoding MBL fold metallo-hydrolase, translating into MAGIDKIVTHGTFELDGGSWEVDNNIWIVGDDSDVVVFDAAHTAEPIVAAVGNRNVVAVVCTHGHNDHVTVAPELGAALDAPVLLHPGDDVLWRMTHPDKDFRTIADGDTIDVAGTELLALHTPGHSPGSVCWYAPELGVVFSGDTLFSGGPGATGRSYSDFPTILQSISGRLGTLPGETVVHTGHGDSTTIGDEIVHYEEWVARGH; encoded by the coding sequence ATGGCCGGCATCGACAAGATCGTCACCCACGGCACCTTCGAACTCGACGGCGGCAGTTGGGAAGTCGACAACAACATCTGGATCGTCGGCGACGACTCCGACGTGGTGGTGTTCGACGCCGCGCACACCGCCGAGCCGATCGTGGCGGCCGTCGGCAACCGCAACGTGGTGGCGGTGGTGTGCACGCACGGCCACAACGACCACGTCACGGTGGCTCCCGAGCTGGGCGCCGCGCTGGACGCCCCGGTGCTGCTGCACCCGGGCGACGACGTGCTGTGGCGAATGACCCACCCGGACAAGGACTTCCGCACCATCGCCGACGGCGACACCATCGATGTGGCCGGCACCGAGCTGCTGGCGCTGCACACGCCCGGCCACTCCCCCGGCTCGGTGTGCTGGTACGCGCCGGAACTCGGCGTGGTGTTCAGCGGCGACACGCTGTTCTCCGGCGGTCCCGGCGCGACGGGACGCTCCTATTCGGACTTCCCGACCATCCTGCAGTCGATCTCCGGCCGACTCGGCACGCTGCCCGGCGAAACCGTCGTGCACACCGGCCACGGCGACAGCACCACCATCGGCGACGAGATCGTGCACTACGAGGAGTGGGTGGCGCGCGGCCACTGA
- a CDS encoding NAD(P)H-dependent amine dehydrogenase family protein gives MSEHGSKRVVVWGTGFVGKMVIAEIVKHPLFELVGVGVSNPAKVGRDVADICGLPEPTGVIATDDVDALIALKPDALVHYGPTAMHAKENIALITRFLRAGIDVCSTAMTPWVWPTMHLNPPNWIAPITEACELGESSCFTTGIDPGFANDLFPMTLMGLCSEVRRVRASELLDYTNYEGDYEVEMGIGREPEYSPMLENRDVLIFAWGATVPMIAHAAGIMLDEITTTWDKWVTPTERTTAKGVIKPGHVAAVRFTINGVYRGETRIQLEHVNRIGLDAAPDWPSGHDNDVYRVDIEGTPSIFQETAFRFTDGSGRDAAAAGCLATGLRALNAVPAVNELRPGWVTPLDLPLIPGTGTIR, from the coding sequence ATGTCCGAACACGGCTCGAAGCGTGTGGTCGTTTGGGGTACTGGTTTCGTCGGCAAGATGGTGATCGCCGAGATCGTCAAGCATCCGCTGTTCGAGTTGGTGGGGGTGGGCGTCAGCAACCCGGCCAAGGTCGGCCGCGACGTCGCCGACATCTGCGGGCTGCCCGAGCCGACGGGCGTCATCGCCACCGACGACGTGGACGCCCTGATCGCGCTGAAACCCGACGCGCTGGTGCACTACGGCCCGACGGCCATGCACGCCAAGGAGAACATCGCGCTGATCACCCGGTTCCTGCGGGCCGGCATCGACGTGTGCTCGACCGCGATGACGCCGTGGGTGTGGCCGACCATGCACCTCAACCCGCCCAACTGGATCGCGCCCATCACCGAGGCCTGCGAGCTGGGGGAGTCGTCCTGCTTCACCACCGGCATCGACCCCGGCTTCGCCAACGACCTGTTCCCGATGACCCTGATGGGGCTGTGCTCGGAGGTGCGCCGCGTCCGGGCCTCCGAGCTGCTCGACTACACCAACTACGAGGGCGACTACGAGGTCGAGATGGGCATCGGCCGCGAGCCCGAATACAGCCCGATGCTGGAAAACCGCGACGTGCTGATCTTCGCCTGGGGCGCCACCGTCCCGATGATCGCGCACGCCGCCGGCATCATGCTCGACGAGATCACCACCACCTGGGACAAGTGGGTGACACCCACCGAACGCACCACCGCCAAGGGCGTCATCAAACCCGGGCATGTCGCCGCCGTCCGGTTCACCATCAACGGCGTCTACCGGGGCGAGACCCGCATCCAGCTCGAGCACGTCAACCGGATCGGGCTGGACGCCGCCCCGGACTGGCCGTCCGGCCACGACAACGACGTCTACCGGGTGGACATCGAAGGCACCCCGAGCATCTTCCAGGAGACCGCGTTCCGCTTCACCGACGGCTCCGGCCGGGACGCCGCCGCGGCCGGATGCCTGGCCACCGGGCTGCGGGCGCTGAACGCCGTGCCGGCGGTCAACGAGCTGCGGCCCGGCTGGGTCACCCCGCTCGACCTGCCGCTGATCCCCGGCACCGGCACCATCCGCTGA
- a CDS encoding flavin-containing monooxygenase, protein MVTDRFDAIIVGAGFGGIGAAIQLKRLGFDNIVILDREDDLGGTWHVNHYPGIAVDIPSTTYSYWFEPNPGWSRLFAPGGEVKQYAADVADKYDVRRHMRFNTTVEGAQWDEDAEVWRVALAGGESLTTRFLITATGFLSQPHTPDIPGIGSFGGKVVHTTAWDHDYRYQGRRIAVIGTGASAVQVVPELAKEAGELTVYQRTATHVLPKVDFEFDPAVRRLFARVPAAQRALRWVTDVLLEIIMIVGALHFKESRGRGNISASDLAKINRFRWIRDKELRAKLTPDYDCGCKRPTFSNSFYRVLTQPNVHLETNPIERIEPDGIVTADGRKTVIDTLVLATGFDLWEANFPAIEVIGRKGRNLGKWWRETRFQAYQGVSMPYFPNYLSLASPFAFSGLSFFHTIEYQMRHMDRLLGEVMRRGATTFEVTEEANDRFMERMTKLLDNSVFYAGNCATSRSYYFSPSGEASLLRPTSTLNSIREASSFPLSDYVIA, encoded by the coding sequence GTGGTCACAGACCGTTTCGACGCGATCATCGTGGGTGCGGGTTTCGGCGGCATCGGCGCCGCCATCCAGCTCAAGCGCCTGGGCTTTGACAACATCGTCATCCTCGACCGCGAGGACGACCTGGGCGGAACCTGGCACGTCAACCACTACCCGGGCATCGCCGTCGACATCCCGTCCACCACCTACTCGTACTGGTTCGAGCCCAACCCCGGCTGGTCACGGCTGTTCGCCCCGGGCGGCGAGGTGAAGCAGTACGCCGCCGACGTCGCCGACAAATACGACGTGCGCCGGCACATGCGGTTCAACACCACCGTCGAGGGCGCGCAGTGGGACGAGGACGCCGAGGTGTGGCGGGTTGCGCTGGCCGGCGGCGAGAGCCTGACCACCCGGTTCCTGATCACCGCGACCGGCTTCCTGTCGCAGCCGCACACGCCCGACATCCCGGGCATCGGCAGCTTCGGGGGAAAGGTCGTGCACACCACGGCATGGGACCACGACTACCGCTACCAGGGCCGGCGCATCGCGGTCATCGGCACCGGGGCGTCCGCCGTGCAGGTCGTCCCGGAGCTGGCCAAGGAGGCCGGGGAGCTGACCGTCTACCAGCGCACCGCCACCCACGTGCTGCCCAAGGTGGACTTCGAGTTCGACCCGGCGGTGCGGCGCCTGTTCGCGCGGGTGCCGGCGGCGCAGCGCGCGCTGCGCTGGGTGACCGACGTGCTGCTCGAGATCATCATGATCGTCGGCGCGTTGCACTTCAAGGAATCCCGCGGCCGTGGCAACATCTCCGCCTCAGATCTGGCCAAGATCAACCGATTTCGGTGGATCCGGGACAAGGAACTGCGCGCCAAGCTGACGCCGGACTACGACTGCGGCTGCAAGCGGCCTACCTTCTCCAACAGCTTCTACCGCGTCCTCACCCAGCCGAACGTGCACCTGGAGACCAACCCGATCGAACGGATCGAGCCGGACGGCATCGTCACCGCCGACGGACGCAAGACCGTCATCGACACCCTGGTGCTGGCAACGGGTTTCGACCTGTGGGAGGCAAACTTCCCGGCCATCGAGGTGATCGGCCGCAAGGGCCGCAACCTGGGCAAGTGGTGGCGCGAGACCCGGTTCCAGGCCTACCAGGGCGTGTCCATGCCGTACTTTCCCAATTACCTGAGCCTGGCCAGCCCGTTCGCCTTCTCCGGCTTGTCCTTCTTCCACACCATCGAATACCAGATGCGGCACATGGACCGGCTGCTCGGCGAGGTCATGCGCCGCGGCGCGACCACCTTCGAGGTCACCGAGGAGGCCAACGACCGGTTCATGGAGCGGATGACCAAACTGCTGGACAATTCAGTGTTCTACGCCGGCAACTGCGCCACCTCGCGGTCGTACTACTTCAGTCCCAGCGGCGAGGCCTCGCTGCTGCGGCCGACGTCGACGCTGAACTCGATCCGCGAAGCCAGCAGCTTCCCGCTCAGCGACTACGTCATCGCCTAG
- a CDS encoding Hsp70 family protein, whose amino-acid sequence MANGAGTALGLSIGATNLAAVTSDHAVTRKPVLTRYPDRPAEVGVPAENPRLQGPGVVITGFVNRVGDPRPVVASDGSVHRSEILLADALRALAYAATGGRALPDDIAVTYPAHWESAAVEALGAALGEIPEWSRRARPIVLIPDAAAALLAVRTSPGLPARGTVAVCDFGGSGTSITLMDADGDYRALAPTLRHRDFSGDVIDQALLGVVVANMPTTGAFPTGTAAIGSLSRLRGGCRVAKEQLSANTTTTLTDGLTGVRGEIRLTRAELDDAIAPALGGFVTVLRETLSRNGIRDLAAVVSTGGGANLPAVTTTLARHFRVPVATTPHPQLTAAVGAALRVAHADAGATFTAPAAPATATARAAARPEPREDVTATAAVPPANPAPMEAQAWSDTGTDAAVPPPRRKRLFTRSRLFPTAAVVIAAAALLPVGTALMIGLTAQNKSDKSVTTPAPTLSTTPAPPPPSVTAEPAPPPADIPVPSTSDTNPPAETETPMTTTPRATP is encoded by the coding sequence ATGGCCAATGGAGCTGGGACCGCACTGGGCTTGTCGATCGGCGCCACCAACCTGGCGGCCGTCACCTCCGATCACGCCGTCACCCGCAAGCCCGTCCTGACCCGGTATCCGGACCGGCCCGCCGAGGTCGGCGTGCCCGCCGAGAATCCCCGGTTGCAGGGGCCCGGCGTGGTGATCACCGGCTTCGTCAACCGGGTCGGCGACCCGCGGCCCGTCGTCGCGTCCGACGGCTCGGTGCACCGCAGCGAGATACTGCTGGCCGACGCGCTGCGGGCGCTGGCCTACGCCGCCACCGGCGGGCGCGCCCTGCCCGACGACATCGCCGTCACCTACCCGGCGCACTGGGAGTCGGCGGCGGTGGAGGCCCTGGGCGCCGCGCTCGGCGAGATCCCCGAATGGTCGCGACGCGCCCGGCCCATCGTGCTGATCCCCGACGCCGCCGCGGCCCTGCTGGCGGTGCGGACCAGCCCGGGCCTGCCGGCGCGCGGAACCGTGGCCGTCTGCGATTTCGGCGGCAGCGGCACCAGCATCACGCTGATGGACGCCGACGGCGACTACCGGGCGCTGGCCCCGACCCTGCGGCACCGGGATTTCTCCGGCGACGTGATCGACCAGGCGCTGCTGGGCGTCGTGGTCGCCAATATGCCGACCACCGGCGCATTCCCCACCGGCACCGCGGCCATCGGCTCGCTGAGCCGGCTGCGCGGCGGGTGCCGGGTGGCCAAGGAGCAGCTGTCCGCCAACACCACGACCACCCTGACCGACGGGCTGACCGGGGTGCGCGGCGAAATCCGGCTCACCCGAGCCGAACTCGACGACGCGATCGCCCCCGCGCTGGGCGGCTTCGTCACCGTGCTTCGGGAAACGTTGTCGCGCAACGGGATCCGTGATCTCGCCGCGGTGGTGTCGACGGGCGGCGGGGCGAATCTGCCCGCCGTCACCACCACGCTGGCGCGGCATTTCCGTGTTCCGGTCGCCACCACGCCGCACCCGCAGCTCACCGCGGCGGTCGGGGCCGCGTTGCGGGTGGCGCACGCGGACGCCGGCGCGACGTTCACCGCACCGGCCGCACCCGCCACCGCCACCGCCCGCGCGGCGGCCCGGCCGGAGCCGCGCGAGGACGTGACCGCGACCGCCGCGGTGCCGCCGGCGAATCCCGCACCCATGGAAGCGCAGGCTTGGTCGGACACCGGGACCGACGCCGCGGTCCCGCCGCCCCGGCGCAAGCGGCTGTTCACCCGGTCGCGGCTGTTCCCCACGGCGGCGGTCGTCATCGCCGCCGCGGCGCTGCTGCCGGTGGGCACCGCCCTGATGATCGGACTGACCGCGCAGAACAAATCGGACAAATCGGTGACCACCCCGGCGCCCACTCTGAGCACCACCCCGGCGCCGCCCCCACCCAGCGTCACCGCCGAGCCCGCGCCGCCACCCGCGGACATCCCGGTGCCGTCGACGTCGGACACCAACCCGCCCGCCGAGACCGAGACGCCGATGACCACCACGCCGCGGGCCACCCCGTAG
- a CDS encoding acyl-CoA dehydrogenase — protein MSVVEDHPLHGITDEFVARLGERAEEAERLRRLPAATVDEFRQTELFRLLLPARFGGLEASFPELLQPIRRMAHGCASSAWTLGFYALHNWMLSLFDPRAQREVFASGPVLAPAPLAPTGRATPADGGVRLTGRWSWATGARDADWLIVGALIERTDRIDPALVVMPAGQFEVVDTWHTAGMRGTGSHDVVIADVFVPEHRLVAVADIYGGTAPGAREHAAATYRWPMVPALALTAAMPVLGAAERVVQLFADRLGERVLAYSAVAQKDQPAAQIRLGEARVRLDALRALVAQTADRIEAIVAGGDRVSRSVRAEARLAAARTVHESRAIIADVTEASGASAHFLSSPMQRAKRDVDIAAGHVVFDYDTSRELAGALAIGAKISPISMI, from the coding sequence ATGTCCGTGGTCGAAGATCACCCGCTGCATGGCATCACCGACGAGTTCGTGGCGCGGTTGGGCGAGCGTGCCGAGGAGGCCGAGCGGCTGCGCCGGCTGCCGGCGGCGACGGTCGACGAGTTCCGGCAGACCGAGCTGTTCCGCCTGCTGTTGCCGGCCCGGTTCGGTGGCCTGGAAGCCTCGTTTCCCGAGCTGCTGCAACCGATTCGGCGGATGGCGCACGGCTGCGCGTCGAGCGCTTGGACGCTGGGTTTCTATGCGCTGCACAACTGGATGCTGTCGTTGTTCGATCCGCGGGCGCAGCGGGAGGTCTTCGCGTCCGGGCCGGTGCTGGCGCCGGCTCCCCTGGCGCCCACCGGCCGCGCCACACCGGCCGACGGTGGTGTGCGGCTGACCGGCAGGTGGTCCTGGGCGACGGGGGCGAGAGACGCCGATTGGCTGATCGTCGGCGCGTTGATCGAGCGCACCGACCGCATCGATCCGGCGTTGGTCGTGATGCCCGCCGGGCAGTTCGAGGTCGTCGACACCTGGCACACCGCCGGCATGCGCGGCACGGGTTCGCACGACGTGGTGATCGCCGACGTCTTCGTTCCCGAGCATCGGCTGGTGGCGGTGGCCGACATCTACGGCGGGACCGCGCCCGGCGCGCGCGAGCACGCCGCCGCCACCTACCGCTGGCCGATGGTGCCCGCGCTGGCGCTGACGGCGGCGATGCCCGTGCTGGGGGCGGCGGAGCGGGTGGTGCAGCTGTTCGCCGACCGGCTCGGCGAGCGGGTGCTGGCGTATAGCGCAGTGGCGCAAAAGGATCAGCCCGCCGCGCAGATCAGGCTGGGCGAGGCCCGGGTGCGGCTGGACGCGCTGCGGGCGTTGGTCGCACAGACCGCCGACCGGATCGAGGCGATCGTCGCCGGCGGCGACCGGGTGAGCCGCTCGGTGCGGGCCGAGGCCCGGCTGGCGGCCGCGCGCACGGTGCACGAAAGCCGGGCGATCATCGCCGACGTCACGGAGGCGTCCGGCGCGAGCGCTCATTTCCTGTCCAGCCCGATGCAGCGCGCCAAGCGCGACGTGGACATCGCCGCGGGGCATGTGGTGTTCGACTACGACACGAGCCGAGAGTTGGCCGGGGCGTTGGCGATTGGGGCGAAGATCTCCCCGATCTCAATGATCTGA
- a CDS encoding cytochrome P450 gives MSLKTRPKKGLATRINGAPPPRVPLADIHLESLDFWGYDDDFRDGAFATLRREAPISFWPAIEMDGFVAGNGYWALTKHEDVHFASRHPEIFSSVPNITINDQTPELAEYFGSMIVLDDPRHQRLRSIVSRAFTPKVVARIEASVRERARRLVSSLVANHPNGEAELVSELAGPLPLQVICDMMGIPEEDHQRVFHWTNVILGFGDSDLATDFEEFLQVSMDIGAYATALAEDRRVNHHDDLTTSLVEAEVDGERLTSSEIASFFILLVVAGNETTRNAISHGVLALSRYPDERDKWFSDFDRLTPTAVEEVVRWASPVVYMRRTLTRDVKLRGTKMKAGDKVALWYNSANRDESTFDNPWLFDVARTPNPHLGFGGGGAHFCLGANLARREIRVVFDELRHEIPDIVATEEPARLLSQFIHGIKRLPVAWTPPR, from the coding sequence GTGAGCCTCAAGACGCGACCGAAAAAGGGCTTGGCCACACGGATCAACGGGGCGCCGCCGCCCCGCGTCCCGCTGGCCGACATTCACCTTGAGTCGCTTGACTTTTGGGGATACGACGACGACTTCCGCGACGGCGCCTTCGCCACGTTGCGCCGCGAGGCGCCGATCTCGTTCTGGCCGGCGATCGAGATGGACGGGTTCGTGGCGGGCAACGGTTATTGGGCGCTGACCAAGCACGAGGACGTCCACTTCGCCAGCCGGCATCCGGAGATCTTCAGCTCCGTCCCGAACATCACCATCAACGACCAAACACCGGAGCTGGCAGAGTATTTCGGCTCGATGATCGTGCTCGACGATCCGCGCCACCAGCGGCTGCGCTCGATCGTCAGCCGCGCGTTCACCCCGAAGGTGGTGGCGCGCATCGAGGCGTCGGTGCGCGAGCGGGCCCGCCGGCTGGTGTCGTCGCTGGTCGCCAATCATCCCAACGGGGAGGCCGAGCTGGTCAGCGAGCTGGCCGGGCCGCTGCCGCTGCAGGTCATCTGCGACATGATGGGCATCCCCGAGGAGGACCATCAGCGGGTATTCCATTGGACCAACGTGATTCTCGGGTTCGGCGACTCGGACCTGGCCACCGATTTCGAGGAGTTTCTTCAGGTGTCGATGGACATCGGCGCGTACGCCACCGCGCTGGCCGAGGATCGGCGGGTCAACCATCACGACGACCTGACCACCAGCCTGGTGGAGGCCGAGGTGGACGGGGAACGGTTGACGTCGTCGGAGATCGCGTCGTTCTTCATCCTGCTGGTGGTGGCCGGCAACGAGACGACGCGCAACGCGATCAGCCACGGGGTGCTGGCCCTGTCCCGCTACCCCGACGAGCGCGACAAGTGGTTCTCGGACTTCGACCGGTTGACGCCGACCGCGGTGGAGGAGGTCGTGCGGTGGGCCTCGCCGGTGGTGTACATGCGGCGCACCCTGACCCGCGACGTCAAGCTGCGCGGCACCAAGATGAAGGCCGGCGACAAGGTCGCGCTCTGGTACAACTCGGCCAACCGGGACGAGTCGACGTTCGACAATCCCTGGCTGTTCGACGTGGCGCGCACCCCCAACCCGCACCTGGGTTTCGGCGGCGGGGGCGCGCACTTCTGCCTGGGCGCCAACCTGGCGCGCCGCGAGATCCGGGTGGTGTTCGACGAGCTGCGCCACGAGATCCCCGACATCGTCGCCACCGAGGAGCCCGCGCGGCTGCTGTCGCAATTCATCCACGGCATCAAGCGCCTGCCGGTCGCCTGGACTCCCCCGCGCTAG